From Leptolyngbya sp. 'hensonii':
ATCGGGGTYAGATTCTGTGTCGAGTACCCTGCCACCGATTCCYCTAGAACGTCTGTGACATAAGCCTGGATACCTGCTCGGATATGGGGCTGCTCAATCCCGGAGCCATAATCGGCAAAGATGATGGGTTCATCCCCGGCCCGATCGGTTCGGGTAATGGTAGCTGTTCCACTATGGGTAGTGATAGTGTCACCAGCTCGGAACTGTAGCTCTAACTGGGTTCCCTGATAAGGAGATTGGAGTTTATRYTTCATCGCTAGCGCTCCMCTGGGACGGCAAGAAGCTGGGCTGGGCTTCCTGCTGACTGACTTGAATCAGCAGAGACGCGATCGCCGTCGTCATAAACTGGTTCACATCCAGGGCCTGGTTTACAGCCAGGTAGTCCTGCAGGGCCTGGTGCAAGGACTCTGGAATTTCTGAAAAGATGCTGATGGTTGTCATTATCCTGCYGCYGCGAATTGCTCTACTGCC
This genomic window contains:
- a CDS encoding DUF2811 domain-containing protein; its protein translation is MTTISIFSEIPESLHQALQDYLAVNQALDVNQFMTTAIASLLIQVSQQEAQPSFLPSQXSASDEX